Part of the Acidobacteriota bacterium genome, CGGATAGAAGAACAAAAATGGACTTTGTATCTGAAAATCTTTTGACCTTGCTTATCCTGCTGCCGGTTTCGGCGCGGTAGCCTCGTCGCCCATCAGATGTTCTGGAAGCAGGAAGAGCATCTCAATGGGTCACACTCGCCATCACGGTGGTGATCTTCCTGCTTTCGCTTCACTGCTGGCGAGGGCGGAACGAAGGCAGGCGGTTTCTCGTTCGTCAAGAATGTCCCGTGGATCGAGGCGATCAATACGAATTATCACGTCGGCATCGATGGGCTGAGCCTATGGCTGGTCATTCTGACGACGTTCATAATGCCGATCGCTATCCTCTCGACCTGGCACGCCGTCGAGAAGCGGCCGCTGGCGTTCTACGCGTTTCTGCTGCTTTTACAGAGCGCGATGATCGGCGTTTTTGTCTCGCTTGATCTGTTGGTCTTCTATCTGTTTTTCGAGGCCTCGCTCGTCCCGATGTTCTTCCTTATCGGCATTTGGGGCGGAGCCAACCGCATTTATGCCGCGGTCAAGTTCTTTATCTTTACGGCAGTCGGCAGCCTCCTGATGCTCGTTGCGATCATCGCGCTTTACTTCATGCATCAGCAGGCGACCGGCGTCGGCACGTTCGATTTCGTCACGCTCCTCGGCTCTATCGAATCCGGAACGCTCGCCTTCTCGGCATCGACCGGGCTGCTGCTGTTCATCGCGTTCGCTCTCGCGTTCTCGATCAAAGTGCCGCTTTTCCCGTTTCACACATGGCTTCCGGATGCGCACACCGAGGCACCGACGGCCGGCTCCGTGATCCTTGCCGCCGTGTTGCTCAAGATGGGAACCTACGGCCTGATGCGGTTCAATTTTCCGCTCTTTCCTGAGGCGGCCCGCGAGCTTGCCCCGATCTTCATCGTCCTCGCGATCATCGGTATCATTTACGGTGCCCTCGTCGCGATGGTACAGCCGGACGTAAAACGGCTCGTCGCTTATTCATCGGTTGCCCACATGGGCTTTGTCATCTTGGGAATGTTCTCGTTCACCGAATGGGGAATGCAGGGAGCACTTTACCAGATGCTCAACCACGGCATCTCGACCGGTGCACTCTTCCTGCTCGTCGGCTTTATTTACGAACGCCGGCACACCCGCGAGATCAGCGAATTCGGCGGCCTCGCGAACGTGATGCCGATCTATGCGACCTTTTTCGTCATTACAGCGATGTCGTCGGTCGGCCTGCCATTCCTTAATGGTTTTGTCGGTGAGTTCCTGATCATGATCGGGATGTGGAAGTCCTCGATCCTCGCCGTCACCGCAACCGTTAACTGGAACTACATCGCGACGATGGCCGCCGGAACCGGCGTCATCTTCGCCGCCGTCTACCTACTCTGGATGATCCAGCGGGTCTTTTTCGGCAAGGTGACGAATGAGAAGAATCGCGGCCTCGTCGACCTCAGCCCTCGTGAGATCGGCATTATGATCCCGCTTCTTTTCCTTATGGTCTTCATGGGTGTTTATCCGCGTCCGTTCCTTGACCGCTCGCGTGATGCGGTCGTCGCGATTCAAGAACGCGTTGTGAAACAGGCCGGCGGAACGGTCGAGGTGGTTGAGACCTTCGAAAAGGAATAACGGCCCGAGAAAGTTTGTATGCAATTGTCTGACCCGAACGTAAATCTTTTGATCATAATGCCGGAGATCATCATCGCCCTGACCGGCGTTGTCGTGATGCTCTACGATTGCTTTTTCCCGAAGAACCGCGGGATAACCGGCACGATGTCGCTCATCGGCATTGCGGCGGCCGCCATCTCTATCGCACTGATCTGGCCCGGCGGTTCGGTGCCGACCTCGGCCTGGGGCGGAATGATCGTTCACGACAGCCTCCGGCTGAGTTTCTCGGTCGTATTTCTGCTCGTCGCCGCGCTTACGATTTTGGTCTCGAGCGTCTGGATCGAACGCGAGGATGTGCCCGGCGGTGAGTATCACGCTTTGCTCCTTTTTGCGACATTCGGCATGCTCCTGATGTCTTCGGCAATGACCTCGTCATCATTTTCCCCCCGGGCTTGAAACGCTTTCGATCGCCACCTACGTCATGGCCGGGCTCCTGCAGTCGGACCTCAAGTCGAACGAATCCGCGATGAAGTACTTCATCCTCGGTTCTCTCGCCTCGGCATTTCTGCTCTATGGAATGGCCCTGGTCTATGGAGCGACCGGAACGATGAACATCACCGAGATCGCCGCCAAGGCCGCCGACCCGAACTTCCCCGCCCTTCTTCTCGTTGGTGCGGCGATGCTCGTCGTCGGCTTCGGTTTCAAGGTCGCGGCCGCTCCGTTCCACGTCTGGACGCCGGACGTTTACGAGGGTGCTCCCTCGCCCGTTACCGGCTTTATGGCCGCCGGGCCCAAGGCTGCGGCATTTGCCTCGTTCCTTCGGATATTCGTCATCGGCTTTCCGGTGGTCGGCGGGCTCGAGGCCGCAGGTTATCTAAATTATTCGTGGACGACCGCCCTTGCCGTCATGGCCATCGCAACGATGACGGTCGGCAACGTCGCCGCGATAATGCAGAACAACGTCAAGCGTATGCTTGCGTATTCCTCGATCGCTCATGCAGGCTATGCCCTTGTCGGCTTTGTCGGAGCGGGCGTCGCCCTAACCCAATCGAACCGCGACGCCGCCATCGCCGCGGTCGCGTTCTATATGCTTTCTTACGCGGTGGCGAACATTGGCTCATTTGCCATCATCACCCTGCTCGGCCAGAAGAACGACCGCCGGACTGAGTTTGAGGATTTCAACGGCATCGGCTTTAAATCGCCCGTGCTCGCCTTTACGCTCTCGCTCTTTATGCTCAGCCTGCTCGGGCTGCCTTTGACCGCGGGCTTTATCGGCAAGGTGCTCGTCTTTCGGCCCGCTCTCGAGGCAAACAACCCTTTGCTGACGATCATGGTCGTCGCCGCCGTTATCAATACCGCGATCTCGGCTTACTATTACCTGCGTATGATCGTCGTGATGTTCTTCAAGGAGCGTGCGTCCGATTGGGTCGAGCCCCGAATTCCGTCGGCACTCGCCGCGGCGATCCTGGTTACGGTCATCGGCACATTTTACTTCGGCATCTTCGGCAACCGCGTCATCGAACGGTTCAGCAGCCAGCCTATCGCCGAGGCCGTTTCACAGCGTTGATCGACCGAGCCGGATGTCAGAGCCCTAGCGCTACATCCGGCTTTGGTATTTTAAACCGACAAGCATTCGGCATATGAAGCGAGCTCAAGAGATCCGCGGAAGCCATCGGCGAAGCATGGATACCGCATATTTATGCGGACCGCGTTCGCCCGCTGAGGACGCGAGCCTTTGAGATGGACATCGCCGAACGCGAGACGTCGCCGGAGATAATGGACACACTGCTCGGCTGCGAGCTTAAGGTCGGCCGCGTTCGCGTTCAATGCCCAACGGGCCGCCGTCGTCCGCGAAATGCGGACGGAGATCGCAAAGATCGGCTCCGGCGAACTGATGCCGCTCTTTGACACCTCGACCAAGCAAAGGAAAGACTGATATAATCATCAAATTGTTCTTAACCCGGAATTACGGGTTAAGGAACAGTTCATAGTAGATTAACGCTTATGTTCGATGCCGTTCGCCAATCCGCCGTTCGAGAAGAGTTGCCGTTCCCACATGGAAACCGAACCTTCTGTCTTTACGAGCCGATCGAAAAGACAATCGACAGCGCCCGAGTCCTGATCGTCAATAATCTGCTGCGTTACGAAACCGACCTCTCGCCGCTGGCGTTTGAGGACTGGCAGGACTCGATCCCCTCGCGGCTTCGATTTGAACGCAAGGTCGCCGGAATGGCGACCGACAACATCGCACAGAACCTCAACCGGCTTGTGCGTTCGCCAAAATCGATCACAGTTCACCTCTCGGAGATCGCTCGGGCAGTGGCCGATTTTCGCCCCGAGGCGATCGTTTTAAGCGGAACCTTTAGCGATTTTGACTACTACAATCCGGAGCACATCGAGAGCTTCAAGGAGTTTATTCACAAGACAAAGCTACCCGTGCTCGCCATCTGCGGAGCACATCAGCTCGTCGGCGTCGCCTATGGTTCTGAGCTCAAAACGCTCGATGGTCTTGAGCTGCACGAAAAACGTTCGGATCGGCTCGTTGAATATCAGTACCGCTTCGTCAAGATCACCGACCGTTCGGACCCGATCTTCGATGGGATCGACGATACGATGTCCGGCGTTTGGCAGGACTACACCAAAGAGAGCGACGTCCTCCGCGTTTGGCAGAACCATGGCGTCCAGGTAATGGGCGTGCCCGAGGGCTTTCATCTGCTTGCCAGCTCATACCTCTGCCGCAACCAGATGATGGTCAAGCGGTCCGAGGGACAGATGATCTACTGCGTTCAGTTCCACCTCGAAAAGTCGTTCGAAGATTGGTCAAAGAACCCGACCCGCTGGGAACACCCGAACGAGTCCCGCGATGGCCGCATCCTCTTCGAAAATTTCCTCAAGCTCGCAAAGCAACACCGCTAGCCCATATACGAAAGCTTAAAAAAGGCTGCCCCGATATTCGAGGCAGCCTTTTTCGTTGCTTCTACGAAACCGTCGCCGATCAATCGAAACAGTGCTCGGGAACGTTCTCGAGCGTATCTTCGATCAACATATCGACTACGGCCTTGAAATCACCGCCTGTTTCCTCGTAAACCTTCAGCTGCTTGTCGGCCGAAGTTCCCCGTTCAAGGATCGTATGGATATGCTCGACCTCCTTCCGCGAACCAAGCGGATCAAGCACATCGTCAACAAAATCGAGCAGTTCGCGGATCAGGTCCTTTACCGGCACCTCTTTCTGCTTGCCGAGGTCGAGGAGCTTACCGTCCAGCCCGTAACGGACCGCCCGCCACTTGTTCTCCTGTATCAGACGGCGATGATAAAGCCGGAAACCCAGATTCTTGTCTATCAGCACGTTCAGCTTGGCAACGATCGCCTGGAATAGGCCGCCACCGCGATCGTATCGTCTACCCTGGTCGGGATGTCGCATATCCGGAATTCGAGCGTCGGGAATTTGCAGTGCGGGCGCACGTCCCACCAGATCTTCGTACCGTCCTGAATGCAGTTCATCTTGACGAGCAGATCGACGTAACGCTGATACTGCTGAAACGACTCGAAATGATCGGGAATATCCGTTCGCGGGAATTTCTTGAAAACCTCCGAGCGGTATGACTTGAGGCCGGTATTAAAGCCAAGCCAGAACGGCGACGAGGTCGTCATTGCCAGAACGTGCGGGAGAAAATAGCGGGCCGCGTTCATTATGTTGATCCGCCGGTCCAGGTCCTCGACCGCCACGTGGACGTGAACGCCGAAGATCAGCAGGCTGCGGCTACCATCTGCAGCTCGTCCACGAGCAGCTTGTAGCGGTCGCCTTCGTAGATCTCCTGCTCGGACCACTTTGAGAATGGATGCGTCGAGGCCGCAGCGATCGCCATTCCTTTTCGGCGAGCGAGCCCGGAGATGATGCAGCGAAGCTTCGTGATATCTTCGCGAGCTTCCTGAATATTGGCACAAACGCCCGTCCCGACCTCGATCATCGACTGGATCATCTCCGGCTTGATCTTCTCGCCGAGCAGCAGCTTGCCCTCATCGAGGATCTCGGAAACATGAGATTTTAGTTCCCGTGTGTGCGGGTCGACGATCTGGAATTCCTCTTCGATGCCGAGTGTGAATTGTTCAAACATTTAGTGTCTCTTCCTTCCCTAAGAATATTCAGGCGGTGTTTCTATTCTGTTAACTGCTTTTATGCCGCTGTGCTTTCGGCAGCAGGCTCGCCCGGGGCTGCCATTTGCTCCGCAAGTTCGAGGAACGCCTTGGCCGCGTGTGAGAGCGGCGAATTTCGGCGGTAAACTATGTGAAGCCGCCGTTCGAGCCTCATTTCTTTAACTGAGATCCCAATCAAGTGTCCGCTTTCGATCTCAGCCGCTGCCGTCAATCTGGGCACGAGAGCAACGCCTGCATTCTGCTCGACCATCCGCTTTATCGCTTCGAGCGACGGCAGCTCGACCGTTATCCGCAGCGGGGTCCGATTACTTGCAAAACACTCTATCACTTTTTCGCGATAAGGCGATTTCGCATTGTGTGCAATAAAGGTCTCTTCCGCCAGTTCTTTGATCGGGATGATCTCGGCTCCCGAAAACCGGTACCCGGTGCGACGATCAGCACAAGCTCATCAGTTAGAACCTGCATCGCCTTCAAACCGGCATCGGCAGGCTTGAATGAAAGCACGCCGAGCTCGACCTCACGCGAGGCGATCTCTTTCGGTATCCGGCTCGCGACGCCGCGTTTGACCTCGACCTTGATCTGCGGATGCCGCTGGCGAAATTCGATTATCAACGGCAGCAGGTAAAAGACCGTGTGCTCGTTACGCTGATCGTCACCTTTCCGCGGTGGAGTTCCGGAAAGCTCCTTTACCGCAAGCTCCGCATTGCGGCGGAGGTTCAGTATCTGCCGTGCGTATTCGACCAGTATCTCGCCGGCATCGGTCAGCGTACCGTCCTTTGACGAGCGATCAAAGAGCCGCTGCCCGAGGTCCTGCTCAAGCCGGCTGATCGCCTGGCTTACTGCCGGCTGCGTTCGGTCAAGTATCTCGGCCGCCCTTGAGAAGCTCCGCTCATTGGCCACCGTCACTAGTACTTCAAGCTGGTTAATATCCATCTTAATTCAGAGATTGTGAGATTATCCTATCCGATAGTTTTATAACTTTCAATTATAAACCGAGTCGATTTTCAAATTTTCGCCAAAAAGCGCCCGAGATGCCTTACACTCCGCACTTTTCCGGAGCCCTTGTTTCGGCCCTAACTTGTTTGACATACAAGACTTCGACCGATACCATTTCGGTTGGCGATCAAAGTCCCGCCGCGTTGGTCAATTTCCTCAAAAGTAGATAAAATGGCTGATTAGCAAGTTCAGCGTTTCTGCTCTATCTAGTATGGGATTTTCAACAATTGCGATCCACGCCGGAAACGAACCGGATCCGGCAACCGGCGCGGTATCGGTCCCCATTTACCAAACCTCGACCTACGCACAGGACGGCCTTGGCCGGCACAAGGGCTTAAGGAATACGCTCGAACGCAAAATCCGACCCGCACTGCTTTCGAGAAAAATATTGCAGCACTTGAAAATGCACGCTTCGGCTTTGCCTTCGCCTCCGGGATGTCGGCGATCGATACGGTGCTCAAGCTCGTCAAGGCCGGCGAGCACGTCCTGCTCGGCGATAATACTTACGGCGGCACGTTCCGCCTCTTCGATCGCGTACTGCGCAACTACGGCGTCGAATTTGATCTGGTCGATAGCTCCGACCTTTCCGCCTTTGAGAACGCCTTTAAGCCGAACACGAAAATGGTGTTTGTCGAAACGCCGACCAATCCGGTGATGACGGTCACCGACCTCGCCGCCGTCGCCGAGCTCTCGCATGCCCGCGGTGCCAAGGTCGTTTGCGACAATACGTTCATGTCGCCTTACTTTCAGCGGCCGCTCGACCTCGGCTGCGACATCGTCGTTCACTCGACGACAAAATATCTTAACGGCCACTCGGACAGCGTCGGCGGCTTTGCCGCTCTCAATGACGAAAAGGACGCCGAGTGGATCGGCTTTGTCCAGAACAGCGTTGGTGCGATACTTTCGCCGATGGATTCTTTCCTCGTGCTTCGCGGTACAAAGACGCTCGCCGTCCGGATGGAGGCCCACGACCGCAACGGCCGGCAGGTGGCAAACTTCCTCGCCGAGCATCCGCGGGTCGAAAAGGTCTATTATCCCGGCCTCGCCTCGCACCCGCAGCACGAACTCGCCAAGCGCCAGCAGTCCGGCTTCGGCGGCATGGTGTCGTTCGAGACCGGCTCGCTTGAGAATGCAAAAAAGGTGCTTGAGGGCGTCAAACTGTGTACACTTGGAGAGAGCCTCGGGGGCGTTGAATCTTTGATCTCGCACCCGGCAACTATGACGCACGCCTCGGTGCCCGAAGAGCGGCGTCGCCAGCTCGGCATTACCGACGGGCTCGTCCGTATCTCCGTCGGCATTGAGGATGCCGAAGATATTATTGCGGACCTCGATCAGGCCCTTGCCTGACGCGTCCGATTACTTTGCGGAGCGTTCCGCCGGCCGGCTACCCGCAGCCGTCCATTTTGATCGTTTATGCTAAATGTTGAGGTTCATGCCACGTCCCATGTCGGACGCGTAAGAAAGGGGAATGAGGATAACTATCTCATGCTCCACATCTCGCGTTCGGTCGCCTGGACGGGCACTCAGGAAGATTCCGAGTTCATCATCGAAAGCCAGACCTTCGAGGTTGATGACAACGGTGTGGTGCTTGCGGTCTCTGACGGCATGGGCGGCGCGATGGCGGGTGAGGGCGCGAGCAAAATGGCCGTTGAGTGCGTTTGCGAAAAGCTGCTCGAAGACGACATCGAAGAAACGCTGACACCCGAGGCTTACGACTACAACCTCATCGCGAAACTCTACTACGCCACCGTTTACGCAAATTATCTTGTCCACCAACAGGGCCGCTCGGACGCTCAGTTCCAGGGAATGGGAGCGACCTTTACCGGCATCGGCGTCACCTCTCGCGGCATCGACCTCATTCAGGTCGGCGACAGCCGCGCATACCTTGTCAGCAACGGAAAGATCTATCAGGTTACAAAGGACCAGTCGCTTGTCCAGCAGCTCATCGATGCTCAGCAGATCTCGCCCGAAGAGGCCGAGACGCACACGCTCAAGAACGTCATTCTCCAGGCCCTCGGAGCACAGAACGAGATCTTCCCCGTCGCCGCCCGGCTCAAGCCCTGCAATGGCGACGTGCTCCTGCTTTGCAGCGACGGCCTTTCAAATAAGGTAAGTGCCGCTGGTATGCAGCGGATCGTAACCGAAAACTACGACTCGCTCGGCCAGGCCGCGGCAACGCTCGTTACCGAAGCCAACGCGAACGGCGGCGAGGACAACATCACCGTCGTCATCGCCAAACTAAGCGGCGATAACCTTCCCGAACCGAACGGCGACGATGTTCAACTTGAGATACTTGATCTTGGGAATGTTCACGACACCGCCGAACAGGATACGGCGGAGATAGTTGAGGACGAGGCCTAGTCCTGCTTCCAGCCCGGTATTTCCTTTCGCGAGGGCGGGACAAAGATCTTCGCTCCTTCGACCCGGACCACCTCGACCTTTCTCGCCAGCGTCAAGCACCGTCTCTTCATCGGCAGGGATCGCGGTCCATTCCGAACCCTGGACGTTGACCGAAGCTGCGTTCAGAGCTCCCTTGCTTCCCTCGAGAACCGTACCGACCTTCCCCGGCAAAGCATCTACGCCAAACTTTGATTCGCGGTCGCCCTTGCCCCACATATAATTTGAAAAGATCGTCCGCGACATCGCCGTCAGAGCACCGGAAACGGCAATGAACGCGATGAACTGCCAGAGGTAGCCAAAGCCCATCATCCCGACAAGAGCGGCAGCCAACGCCCCGAGCCCGAACCAGAAAAGCACGAAGCCGAGCGTAAAGACCTCCGCCACGATCAGCGAAACCCCGAGCACCACCCAAATATCCAAGCGTATTGTTCCATCAGCCAAGAACCTCGACCCTTGCCCAAATGATAGCATATCGCCGCCCGGCCTCACCTCAAGCAGCCGCCGCCTATCAATCTGCCATTCTTTAACCCCCGGAGCCGGCCGTGCTAATCTCATCATCGTGCTGGGGTGGCGGAATTGGTAGACGCCCAGGACTTAAAATCCTGTGAACTAAGGTTCGTGCGGGTTCGACTCCCGCCCTCAGTACCACTATAAAGCATTTATTTACAATCACTTATGGACTGGCCTAGAAATGGGGCGGTCCTTATTTTTGTCCAAAAGTTGCCTCGGGGGGGAATTTGGGGGGGAATTTCCGGGTCAGTATGTATGCGTTTGTGGCTTGAACTGCGACCTTTTGACCCCCAGCGTCCGGTCTGCGAACTGCTCCACAAATGTTCTTGATTCGAGTGGAGAAGAACCTTTTCAATCAATGCTGCAAAGCAATGCCGGCCCTCTATGCTCTCGGGCTAAGATGTCGCAACTTCCTATCGGAAGAAGTCGGACGTCAGACTGGTGAACTAGAAGCAGACTCGCCGGCTTGGATCCTAAAGTTCGACCAGACAAAGGGCTTAATGGAATGGCAGTT contains:
- a CDS encoding NADH-quinone oxidoreductase subunit M, which translates into the protein MEAINTNYHVGIDGLSLWLVILTTFIMPIAILSTWHAVEKRPLAFYAFLLLLQSAMIGVFVSLDLLVFYLFFEASLVPMFFLIGIWGGANRIYAAVKFFIFTAVGSLLMLVAIIALYFMHQQATGVGTFDFVTLLGSIESGTLAFSASTGLLLFIAFALAFSIKVPLFPFHTWLPDAHTEAPTAGSVILAAVLLKMGTYGLMRFNFPLFPEAARELAPIFIVLAIIGIIYGALVAMVQPDVKRLVAYSSVAHMGFVILGMFSFTEWGMQGALYQMLNHGISTGALFLLVGFIYERRHTREISEFGGLANVMPIYATFFVITAMSSVGLPFLNGFVGEFLIMIGMWKSSILAVTATVNWNYIATMAAGTGVIFAAVYLLWMIQRVFFGKVTNEKNRGLVDLSPREIGIMIPLLFLMVFMGVYPRPFLDRSRDAVVAIQERVVKQAGGTVEVVETFEKE
- a CDS encoding NADH-quinone oxidoreductase subunit N yields the protein MAGLLQSDLKSNESAMKYFILGSLASAFLLYGMALVYGATGTMNITEIAAKAADPNFPALLLVGAAMLVVGFGFKVAAAPFHVWTPDVYEGAPSPVTGFMAAGPKAAAFASFLRIFVIGFPVVGGLEAAGYLNYSWTTALAVMAIATMTVGNVAAIMQNNVKRMLAYSSIAHAGYALVGFVGAGVALTQSNRDAAIAAVAFYMLSYAVANIGSFAIITLLGQKNDRRTEFEDFNGIGFKSPVLAFTLSLFMLSLLGLPLTAGFIGKVLVFRPALEANNPLLTIMVVAAVINTAISAYYYLRMIVVMFFKERASDWVEPRIPSALAAAILVTVIGTFYFGIFGNRVIERFSSQPIAEAVSQR
- a CDS encoding serine/threonine-protein phosphatase; this encodes MLNVEVHATSHVGRVRKGNEDNYLMLHISRSVAWTGTQEDSEFIIESQTFEVDDNGVVLAVSDGMGGAMAGEGASKMAVECVCEKLLEDDIEETLTPEAYDYNLIAKLYYATVYANYLVHQQGRSDAQFQGMGATFTGIGVTSRGIDLIQVGDSRAYLVSNGKIYQVTKDQSLVQQLIDAQQISPEEAETHTLKNVILQALGAQNEIFPVAARLKPCNGDVLLLCSDGLSNKVSAAGMQRIVTENYDSLGQAAATLVTEANANGGEDNITVVIAKLSGDNLPEPNGDDVQLEILDLGNVHDTAEQDTAEIVEDEA